In Lentibacillus sp. JNUCC-1, the genomic window AATCCCTCCCTAGGCGGCCCAAAAATTGGCTCATCTGTATGTCCCAGCAATCTACAGGAACGATATGTTTCTGAGGACGTGCCATATGGATTGGTTCCTTATTCCGAACTGGCAAAGAAAATAGGGATACAAACGCCACATATCGACTCGCTCATTACACTGGCTTCTCGAATGAATGATATAGATTACAGACAAGAAGGCCGTAATTTGAAAGCGATGGGAGTTGAAAATAAAACGATAGCAGAGATTAAGCAACTTTTGATTAACTAGACGATCACTATAAGGGAGGAAATAGATGTGGATGCGGATGTAGCAGTTATAGGCTTAGGGACCATTGGCAGCATGACATGTTGGAATTTATCTAAAAAAGGGGTTTCTGTCTTAGGTTTCGAACAGTTCGGAATCGGACATGATCGCTCTGCGCATGGAGGCGGATCAAGAAGGTTTGTAGTTGCTTCAAGTTCAATGAACCATACGGCCTTTAGTAAAGAATCACATCAATTGTATCGTGAGCTGGAAGAGGATACCGGGCAGCAATTACTATCCTCAGGCGGTACACTAACAATTGGAGACCCTAATACGGATAGGATGAAAAATGTCATAAAGTGTGTAGAGGCGTACAATATACCTCACGAAATTTTAGACAAAGATGAAACCAAAAGACGCTTTCCCATGCATGATCTCTTTGATGGGGAAATCGCGGTCTTTGATAAGTTGGGTGGAGTGCTGAGACCCGAGCAAATAGTTGTCACTGCTGTAAATCGCTCTCGTCAATTAGGTGCTAAAGTCTACACCTACACTAAAGTGACTGGGATAGAACCCGATGCAAACGGTGTGACAATTCATACTGACAACGAACAAACATTTAGGGTTGGTAAAGTTATTATTTCAGCTGGACCATGGGCTAACGAAGTTTATCCTGATATAAAGAATATATTTGAAGTGCATAGAATTATTATGACATGGTTTGTTCCAAAAGATACTGCTCAATTTACAGAAGATAAGTTTCCAAACTTCTCCAGAGTAAGCGGAGATCGACATATAATCGGTACGCCTATAATCGATGGAAGACTTGTAAGAGTCAGCGGAGCCCATGCTATGAAGGTTTTAAATAATGCAAACGAGTTTGATAAAAATGTGGATGTGCAAGATATTCTTGAGGTAAGAGAATCCTTGAAACACCTTATGCCAGGAATTAATCCGGATCCTGTATCCACTATCCCATTTATGGATGGATACACTACTGATCAATTACCATTAGTGGGTGCAACAAAGAAAAGCAAAAACATTTTATTGATGTGTGGTTTCTCGGGATCAGGTTTTTCTCAAGGCTCTGCCATGGCAAACATTGCGGGTAAGTTAGCAGCAGGTGAAAAAGTTAGTCATTCAATAGACCATCTTTCTCCTAAAAGATTCGATCTATAAGTAAAAACATCACTTTTCGGGATCGGGTATGATATCGGATTTAAAGTTTTTCATACATTAAAAGGAGGCTCTACTATGAAAAAAGTAAAATATTCTTTGCTCGCTGTACTAACAGGTATGTTTTTAATGCTAGCCATCGGATGTTCAGAACAAGGAAGTGCTTCAAACAACAATGATAACACAGCTACAAATGGTGATGGGTCACCCTCAGGTAATCAAGAATTAAATATGGCCCTTGATACAGACCCTCCTACATTTGATCCGAGAAAAATTGGTGATGCGACTTCTGATGTTTTATTGCATCAAATGTTTGAGGGGTTAATGCGGCTAGATCAAGATGATAATCCAAAAGAAGCTATGGCTGAAACATATGAGGTGTCAGATGATAAACTCAAATATACATTTACAATAAGAGAGGACGCTAAATGGTCTAATGGGGATCCGGTAACAGCAGAAGACTTTGAGTATGCATGGAAATGGGTACTTAATCCTGAAAACCCCGACACCCCCGCTGCGGATCAGATGTTTGTTATTAAAAATGCGAGTAAAGCTAAAGCTGGAGAAGTGGCGGTAGATGAAATAGGAGTCAATGCAGCAAATGAAAAAACGCTAGAGGTAGAACTTGAGTTTCCAGCGAATTATTTCTTAGATCTATTAACAAATTCAGTGTCTTTTCCAGTAAACAAAGAAATTGTTGAGAATAACTCTGAATGGGATCAAGAAGCTGGGGATGATTATGTCACAAACGGACCATTTAAGCTCGAAGAAAGAGTAAATAAAGATAAAGTAGTATTAGTTAAGAACGAACATTATTGGGATGAGGAATCAGTGAGTTTGGATAAAATTAATATGCCGATCGTTCCTGATGAAAATACAATTTACAACCTTTATGAAAATGGTGAAATTGATTTTGCTGGAGATCCAGCAGGAACGCTCCCCTTGCCGGCTATAAACGCTTTAAAAGAAGAAGGGAAACTAAATAATCAAACGAGTGCAGGAACGTATTACTATGCATTCAATATTCAACAGAAACCTTTCGATAACGTTAATATAAGAAAAGCATTTTCATACGCCGTCAACCGGGAACAAATCGTGAATAATATTACGAAAGCTGGACAAAAACCAGCTATGGCATACGTTTCCCCGCCAATTTGGGAAGAAAATGAGGAAGGTTATTTTAAAGATAATGATGTGGAAAAAGCTCAGGAACTACTTGAAAAAGGGCTTCAGGAAGAAGGGTACGACGACATAGAAGATTTACCAGAGATTGAGATAACTTATAATACTTCAGAAGAACATGCTTCTGTTGCTCAGGCTATACAAGATATGTGGAAAAACACCCTAGGAGTAGAAGTAACACTTAATAATAAAGAATGGCAAGTTTATCTTGATAGTATAGATCAAGGTGAGTTTCAAATCGCCCGCTTG contains:
- a CDS encoding FAD-dependent oxidoreductase — its product is MDADVAVIGLGTIGSMTCWNLSKKGVSVLGFEQFGIGHDRSAHGGGSRRFVVASSSMNHTAFSKESHQLYRELEEDTGQQLLSSGGTLTIGDPNTDRMKNVIKCVEAYNIPHEILDKDETKRRFPMHDLFDGEIAVFDKLGGVLRPEQIVVTAVNRSRQLGAKVYTYTKVTGIEPDANGVTIHTDNEQTFRVGKVIISAGPWANEVYPDIKNIFEVHRIIMTWFVPKDTAQFTEDKFPNFSRVSGDRHIIGTPIIDGRLVRVSGAHAMKVLNNANEFDKNVDVQDILEVRESLKHLMPGINPDPVSTIPFMDGYTTDQLPLVGATKKSKNILLMCGFSGSGFSQGSAMANIAGKLAAGEKVSHSIDHLSPKRFDL
- a CDS encoding peptide ABC transporter substrate-binding protein, with the translated sequence MKKVKYSLLAVLTGMFLMLAIGCSEQGSASNNNDNTATNGDGSPSGNQELNMALDTDPPTFDPRKIGDATSDVLLHQMFEGLMRLDQDDNPKEAMAETYEVSDDKLKYTFTIREDAKWSNGDPVTAEDFEYAWKWVLNPENPDTPAADQMFVIKNASKAKAGEVAVDEIGVNAANEKTLEVELEFPANYFLDLLTNSVSFPVNKEIVENNSEWDQEAGDDYVTNGPFKLEERVNKDKVVLVKNEHYWDEESVSLDKINMPIVPDENTIYNLYENGEIDFAGDPAGTLPLPAINALKEEGKLNNQTSAGTYYYAFNIQQKPFDNVNIRKAFSYAVNREQIVNNITKAGQKPAMAYVSPPIWEENEEGYFKDNDVEKAQELLEKGLQEEGYDDIEDLPEIEITYNTSEEHASVAQAIQDMWKNTLGVEVTLNNKEWQVYLDSIDQGEFQIARLGYGAKVNDAFVDLNAYSEKSRGKNYMDWENEEFQDLMKQAQQEKDSDQYKEILRDAEKVLMDDAIVSPLYFLVSSHVAKDYVHDVHIDVLGRIQLKWAYLSEH